In Carassius carassius chromosome 27, fCarCar2.1, whole genome shotgun sequence, the sequence TCTTTTACCTCCTCGTATGCCTCCATGAGGATTTGTGCTTCCGACGGGGAAAAGTACGCGGCTCTAGTTGCCATGGTAAATCAGTAAATCTGTGATCTGTGGCGGGATCTATTTGAGTGAGCCGTGAGCGCGCACCTATCCAGGATAGGTTTCACCTTGCTTAATGAATCCGTGTCTGCTCATCTTGGCTTGGTCTTTGTGCAACCAATTAAGCCTGGTCGCACATGTTTTGGCTTCATTGAGCTCAGCTGAGTCATTTATCCCGGATGTCTTAATTCTAATTTTTGTGCAACAGGCCTTTGGACTTGAACCATTCTTATTTGTTGTCAATATGACATTGGACCCAAGAAACACCATGTTAACAGAATTTGAGAACCAATTACAATCAGAGAAGATAGTAAGATTTTTCAAATTAAGTTTGTGCATTTATgttcaaaatagtaaaaataagaaTTCTatcttgagatccaatgagaatcacccagCTGCAAGCTCCCATTTTTGCAACTCATGAGAACCATGAGtgttaatgaagagggagggactatcgttaattagctgaaatctgtagaatacaaaaagaccaaagcGCAGTATCTCCACTTtgtgtttagctgttgaacaatggctggaagttggtgtttggtTCAGATTTTGGTGGTTTGTGctttctgtcatgctgttccaaactggAGTAAATCGCTTCAGGATGTTCAGTCTCTGATGACCCAGCAGTTtcagcttcagaagccagttcaacaacctaaaccgcagtttccgcttcagaagctgGTTCAACAACCAACTTACCAGcggtttccgcttcagaagccagttcaacaacctaaaccgcagtttccgcttcagaagccagttcaacaaccTAAACCGCAGTTTCAGCTTCAGAAGCCAGTGGCGCAGGCAGATccccttgataaatgtgctgtagctgattctgagcagatccaatgtggtctacctgggatcagtggtgctgagtgtgaggctatcaactgctgctttaacgcacagcagtgtttctatgggagGACGGGTAAGTGTTCTCAATCTTCTGTTTGTGTTAAACTGATTCTCTGCATTAACCTGCTCTTGTATCTTGTTCTAGTAACTGTCCAGTGTATtcgagatggtcagtttgtggtagtggtgtctagagacgttactctgcctcgactgagtctggattcggttcatctactgggtggaaacgACCCCCCTTGCGCTCCTGTGGGGTCCacaccttcctttgctatataccagttccctgtgaccgcatgtggcacgagcgtgatggtgagcagctgctactggttttagtctgcattgcttatgatggactggatgctgacactgtacctattcacaggaggacggcggatatgtggtgtatgaaaaccgaatgacctcatcgtatgaagtggggattggaccatatggttccatcacaagggacagtcattttgagtaggtgatcTATGACTTGGTGTGAACATTAATCCTTGATAAATGTTACAAGCTCGCTGTGTGTTgtccaggtttctcttccagtgtagataCTCTGACACTTCtgtggaagctctggttgtggaggtcaactctgttcctccacctccaccagtagctgctcctggacctctcagggtgcagctcagactggccaatggccaatgtgtcaccaaaggctgtgctgaaggtaaggtcttgtcctgtgtctgTCTAAAGCCTTTCAAACTTGAGTCTGGTTAAACCGCagtgttcctcaggggatgaggcctacacgtcctactacagtgatgctgattatcccatcacaaaagtcctgcaagagcctgtgtatgttgaggtgcacattatggagaggactgaccccaacattgtcctgatgcTGGGACATTGTTGGACgacttcaacccccagtccattcagtctcccccagtgggaccttctgatcgaTGGGTGAGTGTACAGTGGATCTTGATCCAGTTAGTCTGCTGCGAGACCCTTTCTAACcttctcttttgtcttcagatgcccttaccaggacgaccgTTATCTGACCACACCGGTTCCAGTGACTGGATCAtctggtcttcagttcccaacccactacaagcgctttgttgtgaagatgttcacatttgtagatccagcctcactggctgctctgcaGGAAACTGTATGCTCCCTGTTACttgaacatttgtatttttactacttgtggattctgtgacttgagcctctttcttccctgtcagatcttcatccattgcagtacagaggtgtgccatccatcatctggctcttgtgagcaaagttgcaccaggaaacgtgagttcttgctTTCTTTTGACAAGAGGAACGGAGTATTTTATAAGTGTTCTCACTTTTAACacttctctttcaggaagagatactcgtatcaaggctgtctctggggagcagactgtggtttctagtggagCAGTTATTCTGGTCATGTAAAACTAGTTTTTAATAAACTTTGCAGAACCCAGAGGTATCTTGTCTATTGGTATTGTTCTGCAGAATCGGGTATTAAATGCCCCTCTTACCAGGTTTTTCTTTCTCGCACTATTAAACCAAGGTTCCACAACCTTTTGTAAGGTCATTCATTCTgattcaagtcacctttatttagcgctttaaacaaaatacattgcgtcaaagcaactgaacaacattcattaggaaaacagtgcgtcaatgcaaaatgataaaggcagtttatcactgaattcagtgtCATCCCTAGTCAGttaaatggtgtctgtgcatttatttgcaatcaagtcaacgatgtcgctgtagatgaagtgaccacaactaagcaagccagaggcgacagcggcaaggaaccgaaactccatcggtgacagaatggagaaaaaaaccttgggagaaaccaggctcagttgggggccagttctcctctgaccagacgaaaccagtagttcaattccaggctgcagcaaagtcagattgtgcagaagaatcatctgtttcctgtggtcttgtcctggtgctcctctgagacaaggtctttacaggggatctgtatctggggctctagttgtcctggtctccgctgtctttcagggatgtagaggtcctttctaggtgctgatccaccatctggtctggatacgtactggatccgggtgaccctctgatctggacacagactggatctggtggctacggtgacctcggagtaagagagaaacagacaaatattagcgtagatgccattcttctaatgatgtagcaagtacatttgttatgggaagtgtttccggtttacctaattaatgcagcctaaaaatcctttaatggatttggatattaaaagcatattaatgtTGTGTAAGCCAGGTAaaagaaatgggtctttaatctagatttaaactgcaagagtgtgtctgcctcccgaacaatgttaggtaggttattccagagtttaggcgtcaAATAGggaaaggatctgctgcccgtagttgattttgatattctaggtattattaattaacatttctgcatttgacattgagagcataggtcgtaatttagatatacttttgagatggaaaaatgcagttttacaaatgctagaaatgtggctttctaaggaaagattgcgatcaaatagcacacctaggttcctaactgatgacgaagaattgacagagcaaccaagtcttagacagtgttctaggttattacatgcagagtgtttaggtcctataattaacacctctgttttttcagaatttagcagtaagaaattactcgtcatccagttttttatatcgacaatgcattccattagtttttcaaattggtgtgtttcaccgggccgcgaagaaatatagagctgagtatcatcagcataacagtgaaagctaacaccatgtttcctgatgatatctcccaagggtaacatatcaagtgtgaagagtagcggccctagtactgagccttgagttactccatactgcacttgtgatcgataggatacatcttcattcactgctacgaactgatggcggtcatttaagtacgatttaaaccatgctaatgcacttgcactgatgccaacaaagtgttcaagtctatgcaaaagaatgttgtggtcaattgtgtcaaacgcagcactaagatccaataaaactaatagagagatacacccacgatcagatgataagagcagatcatttgtaaggagagcagtctcagtactatgatacggtctaaatcctggctggaaatccttacatataccatttttctctaagaaggaatataattgtgaggatactattaagttccgtatcagttacaaattatcattacttacctataaggccctaaatggtttagctcctgcgtacctaactagccttctaccacgctacaacccatcacgcaccctaaggtcacaaaacgctggacttttggtagttcctaggatagcaaagtccactaaaggaggtagagctttttcacatttggctcccaaactctggaatagccttcctgataatgttcggggttcagacacactctctctgtttaaatctagattaaaaacacatctctttcgccaagcattcgaataatgtatctcttaaattgtgagtgtagttgcatctgcatttttttttctttagcttgggttaaactaattttacgttgttggatcagcagctatgctaatgatgtctctattttgtttctatgttttgccacgggatttacatccccgtggtaactaggatttacacaagctccagtctggatccagaacacctgagaagagatgatgctgaccctcagaggaccccagatgatcctaaccttgaatcaacaaacagaactaacaattattgctacatgtgtgactgcatcatataattactattaattaataatattgatagttcatcatctagctgactacttcttgtattattattattatttttatttttctaaaatcctgtcaaacgtgcacaaactactagctactactaaatattgtagaaacataattttctgtaaagttgctttgtaacgatttgtattgtaaaaagcgctatacaaataaacttgaattgaattgataccaccttttctagtatcttaactataattaactagttctttggggtcaagttgtggttttttgatgagaggcttaataacagccagtttgaaggttttggggacatatcctaatgacaatgaggaattaataatagtcagaagaggatctatgacttctggaagaacctctttcaggagcttagatggtatagggtctaacatacatgttgttggtttagatgatttaacaagtttaaacaattcttcctctcctatggtagagaatgagtggaactgttcctcagggagtctatagtgcactgtctgatgcgatactgtagctgacggctgaatggttgcaattttatctctaatagtttaaattttagaagtaaagtagttcataaagtcattactgctgtggtgttgggaaaagtcaacactttttgaggctttatttttcgttagtttagccactgtattgaataaatacctggggttatgtttgttttcttctaaaagagaagaaaagtaatcgaatctagcagtttttaatgcttttctgtaggatatgttactttcccgccaagcaatacgaaatacctctagttttgttttcctccagctgcgctccatttttcgggctgctctctttagggtgcgagtatgctcattataccatggtgtcaaactgttttccttaaccttccttaagcgtaaaggagcaactttatttaaagtgctataaaagagagagtccatagtttctgttacatcatcaagttgttctgaggttttggatatgctaaggaatttggatacatcaggaagataacttaaaaagtcttttgtggtagaggtgatggttcttccatacttgtaacaagaagtagaatttacaattttggctatatgaagtttgcacagaaataaataatgatctgagatatcatcacttggctgaataatttcaacactatcaacatcaattccatgcgacagtattaaatctagagtatgatttcgacaatgagtaggtcctgaaacgtgttgtctaacaccaatagagttcagaatgtctataaatgctgatcccaatgcatctttttcattatcaacatggatattaaaatcaccaactaataaaactttatctgcagccagaactaactcggatgtaaaatcaccaaactctttaataaagtctgtatggtgccctggtgtcctgtatacagtagccagtacaaacataacaggggatttatcattaacatttgtttctttggataatgttatatgaagcaccattacttcaaacgagttatacttgaagcctgccctctg encodes:
- the LOC132106362 gene encoding zona pellucida sperm-binding protein 4-like, whose protein sequence is MAGSWCLVQILVVCAFCHAVPNWSKSLQDVQSLMTQQFQLQKPVQQPTYQRFPLQKPVQQPKPQFPLQKPVQQPKPQFQLQKPVAQADPLDKCAVADSEQIQCGLPGISGAECEAINCCFNAQQCFYGRTVTVQCIRDGQFVVVVSRDVTLPRLSLDSVHLLGGNDPPCAPVGSTPSFAIYQFPVTACGTSVMEDGGYVVYENRMTSSYEVGIGPYGSITRDSHFEFLFQCRYSDTSVEALVVEVNSVPPPPPVAAPGPLRVQLRLANGQCVTKGCAEGDEAYTSYYSDADYPITKVLQEPVYVEVHIMERTDPNIVLMLGHCWTTSTPSPFSLPQWDLLIDGCPYQDDRYLTTPVPVTGSSGLQFPTHYKRFVVKMFTFVDPASLAALQETIFIHCSTEVCHPSSGSCEQSCTRKRRDTRIKAVSGEQTVVSSGAVILVM